Proteins encoded in a region of the Candidatus Margulisiibacteriota bacterium genome:
- the gltA gene encoding NADPH-dependent glutamate synthase, protein MNKKMNERPVAERIQDFEEVPLGYSVDEALAEAKRCLQCKDPRCVKGCPVGIDIPSFIKLIAEGKRDQALAKIKESNSLPAVCGRVCPQEEQCELKCILNAKKAPIAIGSLERFAADGAEKQPSPSIPLSQRARGKRVAVVGSGPAGLTCAGDLAKLGYQVVLFESLHVIGGVLQYGIPAFRLPKKIVDLEIEYVKSLGVEIIADRLIDDLNGLRPEFQAIFLSSGAGFPNFMGIPGENLPGVFSANEFLFRVNMMKAYKFPEYQTPVKIGKRVAVIGAGNVAMDAARVSLRLGAEEVWIVYRRSRREMPARREEIERCEEEGVKFHLLTAPTAYYADNNGWVNEMECRKMELGEPDSRGRRRPVEIPGSEFRLPIESVVVAIGNSPNPLVMHRTAALKVNEKGGVAIDDSQSTSLPGVFAGGDIVRGSATVISAMGDGKLAARRIDAYLKKQPAGLDRPNQV, encoded by the coding sequence ATGAACAAAAAAATGAACGAACGTCCGGTTGCCGAGCGGATCCAAGACTTCGAGGAAGTGCCGCTTGGCTATTCGGTCGATGAGGCGTTGGCCGAAGCTAAGCGCTGCTTGCAGTGCAAAGATCCCCGATGCGTTAAAGGCTGTCCGGTTGGGATCGATATCCCTTCTTTTATTAAGCTGATTGCCGAAGGGAAGCGCGATCAAGCGTTGGCTAAGATCAAGGAGAGCAATTCTCTACCGGCGGTCTGCGGCCGGGTTTGTCCCCAGGAAGAGCAGTGCGAGCTCAAGTGTATTCTAAACGCCAAAAAGGCGCCGATCGCCATCGGAAGTTTGGAGAGGTTTGCGGCTGATGGGGCTGAAAAACAACCCTCACCCTCTATCCCCCTCTCCCAGAGGGCGAGGGGGAAAAGAGTTGCCGTAGTCGGTTCCGGCCCGGCCGGCCTGACCTGCGCCGGGGACCTGGCCAAGCTTGGTTATCAGGTTGTCTTGTTCGAATCGCTGCACGTTATCGGCGGCGTGCTGCAGTACGGGATCCCGGCCTTCCGTTTGCCGAAAAAAATCGTTGATCTGGAAATTGAATACGTTAAATCGCTTGGCGTCGAGATCATTGCCGACCGGCTGATCGACGATTTGAACGGGTTGCGCCCTGAATTCCAGGCGATTTTTCTCTCTTCCGGCGCCGGTTTTCCGAATTTTATGGGGATACCGGGCGAGAATTTGCCGGGCGTTTTTTCGGCCAACGAATTTCTTTTCCGGGTCAACATGATGAAGGCGTATAAATTTCCGGAATACCAAACCCCGGTCAAAATCGGAAAGCGAGTCGCCGTCATCGGCGCCGGCAACGTTGCCATGGATGCCGCCCGGGTCTCTTTGCGATTGGGGGCGGAAGAAGTGTGGATCGTTTACCGCCGTTCCCGCCGGGAAATGCCGGCCCGGCGCGAGGAGATCGAGCGCTGTGAAGAAGAGGGGGTTAAGTTCCATCTTTTAACCGCGCCGACCGCTTATTATGCCGATAATAACGGTTGGGTCAATGAAATGGAGTGCCGGAAAATGGAGTTGGGCGAACCGGACAGTCGGGGGCGTCGCCGGCCGGTCGAAATTCCCGGCTCCGAGTTCCGTTTGCCGATCGAGTCGGTGGTCGTCGCGATCGGCAATTCACCGAACCCTTTGGTCATGCACCGGACCGCCGCATTGAAGGTTAACGAAAAAGGCGGGGTCGCCATTGATGACTCCCAGTCGACCTCTTTGCCCGGAGTTTTC
- a CDS encoding sulfide/dihydroorotate dehydrogenase-like FAD/NAD-binding protein, whose translation MRTILSREPLSPLVVKTTILAPQIALAAQPGQFVVIIPTEKGERIPLTIAAADPALGTITVIFQLAGATTRLLSSLPVGEKVSHLLGPLGVPSEIEKFGRVVVVGGGVGIAEIYPGVKALKAAGNEVVTIIGARNKELLFYESELRAQSTELRLITDDGSSGRRGFVTELLSEAIKDKPTQRVIAVGPVPMMKACCDLTPGIKTIVSLNSLMLDATGMCGVCRVKIGGLNKLTCVEGPDFDGHLVDFADLTSRLGTYKDLEKRADDHICRLLGSK comes from the coding sequence ATGAGGACCATTCTTTCGCGTGAACCGCTTTCCCCTCTGGTGGTTAAAACAACCATCTTAGCCCCGCAAATTGCCCTGGCCGCGCAACCGGGCCAGTTCGTGGTGATCATTCCGACTGAAAAAGGGGAGCGAATCCCGCTGACGATCGCGGCTGCCGATCCGGCGCTGGGGACGATCACGGTTATTTTTCAGTTGGCCGGCGCCACTACCCGCTTGCTTTCATCTCTGCCGGTTGGAGAAAAAGTTTCTCATCTTCTGGGGCCGCTTGGCGTCCCGTCTGAAATTGAGAAGTTTGGCCGGGTGGTAGTGGTTGGCGGAGGGGTGGGGATCGCCGAAATCTACCCGGGGGTGAAAGCGCTGAAGGCGGCCGGGAACGAGGTCGTGACGATCATTGGGGCGAGAAATAAAGAGTTATTGTTTTATGAAAGTGAGCTTAGGGCCCAGAGTACGGAGCTTCGGTTAATTACCGACGATGGATCGAGCGGACGGCGGGGGTTTGTGACCGAATTATTAAGCGAAGCGATCAAGGATAAGCCGACCCAGAGAGTGATCGCTGTCGGTCCTGTCCCGATGATGAAAGCCTGTTGCGACCTGACCCCGGGGATCAAAACGATTGTTTCGCTGAACAGTCTGATGCTCGACGCGACCGGAATGTGCGGCGTCTGTCGGGTAAAAATTGGCGGGCTCAATAAGCTGACCTGTGTGGAGGGGCCCGATTTTGACGGTCACTTGGTCGATTTTGCCGATCTGACCAGCCGGTTGGGGACTTACAAAGACCTGGAAAAGCGGGCCGATGACCATATCTGCCGATTATTGGGGAGCAAATGA